One Nonomuraea angiospora DNA segment encodes these proteins:
- a CDS encoding N-acetylneuraminate synthase family protein — MRVLAVVPARGGSAGVPLKNLALVGGVPLVTRAVRAALRAELVDQVVVSTDHAGIAETAREAGAIVVDRPEELSGATASSESAVLHALDALGEDPEVVVLVQCTSAFIDPENLSEAVRKVLDGEADSVVSGLPTHEFLWTAAGAGINHDPAIRQRRQDRDPEFRENGAFYVMRTSGLREHGHRFFGQVAVQPVSPKHGVEIDNPDDLELVRALAPFIDEPEPIDVDAVITDFDGVHTDDRAYVDSDGREMVLVSRSDGMGIALLKRSGVKVLVMSTEHNPVVAARARKLGVPVLQGLAEKRTVLRDWLTIEGLDPARVAYVGNDVNDLGPMAEVGWPVATPDAHPRVRAAARVVLTRAGGSGAVRELCDRVVAARPEPPAAEVRTRPRLGPERRSSGGESEGRANEPGSGRDHEHVAIGDVLVGDGEPVYVIGEIGINHNGDIDIARRLIDVAAEAGCQAVKFQKRTPAICVPEEQKGQIRQTPWGEMTYLEYKERTEFGYDEYRQIAKYCDERGLHWFASPWDVPSVEFLEEMDVLVHKVASASVADHELLRVLAATGKPIILSTGMSTLSEIDAAVEILGTDKLIMMHATSTYPLPPEEANLRTITTLKERYGVPVGYSGHERGLQISLAAVTLGAVTVERHITLDRTMWGSDHAASLEPAGLEHLVRDIRIIEQAMGDGVKRVFPGEEAPKARLRRVTV; from the coding sequence TTGCGAGTCCTGGCCGTAGTTCCCGCCCGCGGAGGTTCGGCGGGCGTACCCCTGAAGAACCTCGCCCTGGTCGGCGGCGTCCCGCTGGTCACCCGAGCGGTTCGGGCCGCCCTGCGGGCCGAGCTCGTGGACCAGGTCGTGGTCAGCACCGACCACGCGGGCATCGCCGAGACCGCCCGCGAGGCGGGGGCCATCGTCGTGGACCGCCCCGAGGAGCTGAGCGGCGCGACCGCCTCCAGCGAGTCGGCGGTGCTGCACGCGCTCGACGCCCTCGGCGAGGACCCCGAGGTCGTCGTGCTGGTGCAGTGCACCAGCGCGTTCATCGACCCGGAGAACCTCTCCGAGGCGGTGCGCAAGGTGCTGGACGGGGAGGCCGACTCGGTCGTGTCGGGGCTGCCGACGCACGAGTTCCTGTGGACCGCCGCCGGGGCCGGCATCAACCACGACCCGGCCATCCGGCAGCGCCGCCAGGACCGCGACCCCGAGTTCCGCGAGAACGGCGCCTTCTACGTCATGCGCACCTCCGGCCTGCGCGAGCACGGCCACCGCTTCTTCGGCCAGGTCGCCGTCCAGCCGGTCTCGCCCAAGCACGGCGTCGAGATCGACAACCCGGACGACCTCGAGCTGGTGCGCGCGCTCGCCCCGTTCATCGACGAGCCCGAGCCGATCGACGTGGACGCCGTCATCACCGACTTCGACGGCGTGCACACCGACGACCGCGCCTACGTCGACTCCGACGGCCGCGAGATGGTGCTCGTCAGCCGCTCCGACGGGATGGGCATCGCGCTGCTGAAGCGGTCCGGGGTGAAGGTGCTGGTCATGTCCACCGAGCACAACCCGGTGGTGGCCGCCCGCGCCCGCAAGCTCGGCGTCCCCGTGCTGCAGGGCCTGGCCGAGAAGCGGACCGTGCTGCGCGACTGGCTGACCATCGAGGGCCTCGACCCGGCCCGCGTCGCCTACGTCGGCAACGACGTCAACGACCTGGGCCCGATGGCCGAGGTCGGCTGGCCCGTCGCCACCCCCGACGCCCACCCGCGCGTCCGCGCCGCCGCCAGGGTCGTGCTGACCAGGGCCGGCGGGTCCGGCGCCGTGCGCGAGCTGTGCGACCGCGTCGTGGCCGCCCGTCCCGAGCCGCCCGCCGCCGAGGTCCGCACGCGGCCCAGGCTCGGGCCGGAGCGGAGGAGCTCCGGGGGAGAGAGCGAGGGACGAGCCAACGAGCCCGGAAGCGGCCGCGACCATGAGCACGTTGCGATCGGCGACGTCCTGGTCGGCGACGGCGAGCCCGTGTACGTGATCGGCGAGATCGGCATCAACCACAACGGCGACATCGACATCGCCCGCCGCCTCATCGACGTGGCGGCCGAGGCCGGCTGCCAGGCGGTCAAGTTCCAGAAGCGCACCCCCGCGATCTGCGTGCCCGAGGAGCAGAAGGGCCAGATCAGGCAGACGCCGTGGGGCGAGATGACGTACCTGGAGTACAAGGAGCGGACCGAGTTCGGCTACGACGAGTACCGGCAGATCGCGAAATACTGCGACGAGCGCGGCCTGCACTGGTTCGCCTCGCCGTGGGACGTGCCCTCCGTGGAGTTCCTGGAGGAGATGGACGTCCTCGTCCACAAGGTGGCCTCGGCCAGCGTCGCCGACCACGAGCTGCTGCGGGTCCTGGCCGCCACCGGCAAGCCGATCATCCTGTCCACCGGCATGTCCACGCTGTCGGAGATCGACGCGGCCGTCGAGATCCTCGGCACCGACAAGCTGATCATGATGCACGCGACGTCCACCTACCCGCTGCCGCCGGAAGAGGCGAACCTGCGCACGATCACCACGCTCAAGGAGCGCTACGGCGTGCCCGTCGGCTACTCCGGCCACGAGCGCGGCCTGCAGATCTCCCTGGCCGCGGTCACGCTCGGCGCGGTCACCGTGGAGCGGCACATCACGCTCGACCGGACCATGTGGGGCTCCGACCACGCCGCCTCCCTGGAGCCGGCCGGCCTCGAGCACCTCGTCCGTGACATCCGCATCATCGAGCAGGCCATGGGCGACGGCGTCAAGCGCGTCTTCCCCGGCGAGGAGGCCCCCAAGGCCCGCCTGCGCCGGGTGACCGTCTGA
- a CDS encoding response regulator has protein sequence MTIPAPGSGAKISVLVVEDEEITAEANRIYVERTPGFEVAGVVRTGGEALRFLRGRPVDLVLLDLYLPDMHGLEVCRAIRAGGLMCDVIAVTSARDLAMVRSAVSLGISQYLLKPFTYATLSEKLTRYARFKDEAGLAVGQGDVDRVLGTLRGSSELPKGMARDTLDTVAAKLRDSPEGMAAQAVADAIGVSRVTARRYLEYLVELGVAARIPQYGGVGRPELLYRIPMES, from the coding sequence ATGACCATCCCGGCGCCGGGATCGGGCGCGAAGATCTCCGTGCTCGTCGTGGAGGACGAGGAGATCACGGCCGAGGCCAACCGCATCTACGTCGAGCGCACGCCCGGGTTCGAGGTGGCCGGGGTGGTCAGGACCGGCGGCGAGGCCCTGCGGTTCCTGCGCGGCAGGCCCGTGGACCTCGTCCTGCTCGACCTGTACCTGCCGGACATGCACGGGCTGGAGGTGTGCCGGGCGATCCGCGCGGGCGGGCTCATGTGCGACGTGATCGCCGTCACCTCGGCCCGCGACCTGGCCATGGTGCGCTCGGCGGTCTCGCTCGGCATCTCCCAGTACCTGCTCAAACCGTTCACCTACGCGACACTCTCCGAAAAGCTGACGCGTTACGCCCGGTTCAAGGACGAGGCGGGCCTGGCCGTCGGGCAGGGCGACGTGGACCGGGTCCTCGGCACCCTGCGGGGCAGCTCGGAGCTGCCGAAGGGCATGGCGCGCGACACCCTCGACACGGTCGCCGCGAAGCTGCGCGACAGCCCCGAGGGCATGGCGGCCCAAGCCGTCGCCGACGCGATCGGGGTGTCCCGCGTGACGGCCCGCCGCTACCTGGAATACCTGGTCGAGCTGGGGGTGGCGGCCCGCATCCCGCAATACGGAGGAGTCGGCCGGCCAGAACTCCTCTACCGGATCCCCATGGAAAGTTAA